One genomic window of Sphingobacterium oryzagri includes the following:
- a CDS encoding arginine decarboxylase — protein MQSYQEFLDLSVGFPQDGFEIIDDELYFHDLNLMEMIETYGTPLRFTYLPIVSKKIQQAKILFQTAILKHNYRGSYKYCYCTKSSHFKHIVEEALKNDIHLETSSAFDMPMIDSLERQGTVNKDITVICNGFKTYQYKQYIIDMIHDGYKNIIPVLDNKEEFNLYDDEIELETPCALGVRIASEEQPDSQFYTSRLGIRQEDVIDFYNNKIVDNPNFKVKLLHFFINSGISDTPYYWNELEKYVTLYCKFKKINPDLDTLDIGGGMPFKDSLVHDFDYEYMVNEIVNRIKQICAHHEVMEPDIITEFGKYTVAEASGILYKVLGRKQQNDREKWFMIDGSFITNLPDVWALNQKYILLPINNWDSEYERVNLGGITCDGQDYYNQEAHMNSVFMPKTRKVQYLGFFHTGAYQDVLSGYGGIHHCLLPSPKHVLVRRNRDETFNYEVFGEEQNSKQVMKLLGYQ, from the coding sequence ATGCAGAGCTATCAGGAATTTCTTGACTTAAGTGTTGGTTTTCCGCAAGACGGATTCGAAATCATCGACGACGAATTGTACTTCCACGATTTGAATTTGATGGAGATGATAGAGACGTATGGCACCCCCTTGCGTTTTACCTACCTACCTATTGTCAGCAAAAAGATTCAACAAGCGAAGATATTGTTTCAAACAGCGATCTTGAAACACAACTACCGCGGTTCTTATAAATATTGTTATTGTACCAAATCGTCGCATTTCAAACACATTGTTGAAGAAGCGTTAAAAAATGATATCCATTTGGAGACTTCTTCTGCCTTTGATATGCCGATGATTGATTCGTTGGAGCGACAAGGCACCGTTAATAAAGATATTACGGTAATTTGTAACGGTTTCAAAACTTATCAATACAAGCAATACATCATCGATATGATCCATGATGGCTATAAAAACATCATTCCGGTATTGGACAACAAAGAGGAGTTCAACCTCTATGATGATGAAATTGAATTGGAAACGCCTTGTGCTTTAGGTGTGCGCATTGCTTCTGAAGAACAGCCAGATTCGCAATTCTACACCTCTCGGTTAGGCATTCGCCAGGAAGATGTGATCGATTTTTACAACAATAAGATTGTCGATAATCCAAATTTCAAGGTCAAGCTGTTGCATTTCTTTATCAATTCTGGTATTTCGGATACGCCTTACTACTGGAATGAACTGGAAAAATATGTCACGTTGTATTGCAAGTTCAAAAAGATAAATCCGGATTTGGATACGCTTGATATCGGTGGTGGCATGCCATTCAAAGATTCATTGGTGCATGATTTCGATTATGAATATATGGTCAATGAAATTGTTAACCGTATCAAGCAAATCTGTGCACACCATGAAGTGATGGAGCCGGATATTATTACCGAATTTGGAAAGTATACGGTTGCGGAAGCTTCGGGGATATTGTATAAGGTTTTGGGGCGTAAACAACAAAACGACCGGGAGAAGTGGTTTATGATCGATGGATCATTTATCACCAACCTTCCAGACGTTTGGGCGTTAAACCAAAAATACATTTTGTTACCTATAAACAACTGGGATTCAGAGTATGAACGTGTAAATCTGGGTGGTATCACGTGCGATGGTCAAGATTATTACAATCAGGAAGCGCATATGAACTCGGTATTTATGCCGAAAACACGTAAAGTGCAATATCTTGGATTTTTCCACACGGGAGCTTATCAGGATGTGCTGAGCGGATATGGCGGTATACACCATTGTTTACTCCCATCGCCGAAACATGTGTTGGTACGTCGCAATCGCGATGAAACGTTTAACTACGAAGTATTCGGTGAAGAACAAAATTCTAAACAGGTAATGAAATTATTGGGATACCAATAG
- the argS gene encoding arginine--tRNA ligase gives MAYSIQQTLITQTVRAVKDLYGADLPDSQVTLQETRKEFEGHITIVIFPVTRFSKKSPEQTGADIGDWLQANLQEIAGYNVIKGFLNISLSDEYWISLVNNSLIKPEFGRFAANGKKLMVEYSSPNTNKPLHLGHIRNNLLGFSVAEILKAYGYDVVKANLVNDRGIHICKSMLAWQLFGNGETPANTGLKGDHLVGKYYVVFDKAYKKEIEALREAGQTEEEAKKNAPLIKQAQLMLQQWEAGDDDVINLWKTMNGWVYDGFEKTYKQLGVDFDKYYYESNTYLLGKDIIQEGLTSGVFFQKEDKSVWIDLTDEGLDQKLVLRGDGTSVYITQDLGTAQLKYDEFQMDESIYVVGNEQDYHFKVLFLILKKLGKTWADGLFHLSYGMVDLPSGKMKSREGTVVDADDLMAEMVETAKERTEELGKTAGLSEDEKAALYYTIGMGALKYFLLKVDPKKRLLFDPNESVDFQGHTGPFIQYTHARIKSVLRKAEFEVTAAATIPAQLSAYEQDLIQVLSSYPQIIEAAASEFSPAQMANYVYEVAKTYNKFYHEETILKAEDQDVKTFRLHLSAVAARIIAESMGLLGIQVPERM, from the coding sequence ATGGCTTATTCTATTCAACAGACGTTAATAACACAGACCGTTCGCGCCGTTAAAGACCTTTACGGCGCTGATCTACCCGATTCACAAGTTACTTTACAAGAAACCCGAAAGGAATTTGAAGGACATATTACGATCGTGATATTCCCAGTTACTCGCTTTTCTAAAAAGTCACCTGAACAAACCGGCGCAGACATCGGTGATTGGCTGCAGGCAAATCTGCAAGAGATCGCTGGCTACAACGTTATTAAAGGATTTTTAAATATAAGCCTGTCCGACGAATACTGGATATCGCTTGTTAACAACAGCTTAATCAAGCCTGAGTTTGGAAGGTTTGCAGCCAACGGCAAAAAATTGATGGTGGAATACAGCTCGCCAAATACTAATAAGCCGCTTCACTTAGGACATATCCGCAACAACCTGCTCGGATTTTCGGTTGCCGAAATCTTAAAAGCTTATGGCTACGACGTGGTGAAAGCCAACCTGGTAAACGACCGCGGTATACATATCTGTAAATCGATGTTGGCCTGGCAGCTTTTTGGAAACGGCGAAACGCCGGCCAACACCGGCCTGAAAGGCGATCATTTGGTCGGTAAATATTATGTTGTCTTCGATAAAGCTTACAAAAAGGAAATCGAAGCGTTAAGAGAAGCGGGGCAGACAGAAGAAGAAGCAAAGAAAAATGCACCACTGATTAAGCAAGCCCAACTCATGTTGCAGCAGTGGGAAGCGGGTGATGATGACGTAATCAACCTGTGGAAAACCATGAACGGATGGGTTTACGACGGTTTTGAAAAGACATATAAGCAGCTTGGCGTTGATTTTGACAAGTATTATTACGAATCCAATACCTACCTTTTAGGTAAAGATATTATACAAGAAGGCTTAACGAGCGGCGTGTTTTTCCAAAAAGAAGATAAATCTGTATGGATTGACCTGACTGACGAAGGACTCGACCAAAAATTGGTACTTCGCGGTGATGGCACATCCGTTTACATCACGCAAGATCTTGGTACAGCACAACTGAAATATGATGAATTTCAGATGGATGAATCCATCTATGTGGTCGGCAATGAGCAAGACTATCACTTTAAAGTGCTTTTCCTGATCTTAAAAAAACTTGGAAAAACCTGGGCCGACGGACTTTTCCATTTATCTTATGGTATGGTCGATCTTCCTTCCGGCAAAATGAAATCAAGAGAAGGTACGGTAGTCGATGCTGATGATTTGATGGCTGAAATGGTCGAAACGGCCAAAGAGCGCACAGAAGAATTGGGTAAAACTGCTGGCTTGTCGGAAGATGAAAAAGCCGCATTGTATTACACTATCGGGATGGGCGCCTTGAAATACTTCTTACTGAAAGTAGATCCGAAAAAACGCCTGTTGTTCGATCCGAATGAGTCGGTTGATTTCCAGGGGCACACCGGTCCATTTATTCAGTATACGCATGCCCGCATCAAATCAGTATTGCGTAAAGCGGAATTTGAGGTGACAGCGGCTGCGACCATTCCAGCGCAACTATCGGCTTATGAGCAAGATCTTATTCAGGTTTTGAGCAGCTATCCACAGATTATTGAAGCCGCTGCCAGCGAATTTTCGCCTGCGCAAATGGCAAATTATGTATACGAAGTAGCAAAAACCTACAATAAATTTTACCACGAGGAGACCATTTTAAAAGCCGAAGATCAAGATGTGAAGACTTTCCGTCTACATCTTTCTGCAGTCGCTGCACGCATCATTGCCGAAAGCATGGGCTTATTGGGCATCCAGGTTCCAGAAAGAATGTAA
- a CDS encoding Gfo/Idh/MocA family oxidoreductase gives MKKYKVGLIGFSIGGQVFHAPFIVGNPALELYKVTARRAEQKQLLQDRYPQAIAVESADDIIADEAVDIVVVATSNDVHYTLAKQALEAGKHVVVEKPFTNTTAEADELIAIAQEKGLLLTVHHNARFHSDFKTVKKVVDSGVLGPLVNYEARYDRFRNFLREGAWREEDLPGSGIHYDLGAHLLDQALQLFGAPTWIFADLRRQREGAKAVDDFEFILNYPKLKVSLKGQMLAKEATARYALYGWNGSFVKPGTDPQEELLRAGVFPHEHENWGAEDESTYGRLAILKAGEDVNERVTSELGSGPDFYQSVVSSLNDGTKPAVTAEQARDVIRLLEAAEQSWKEQCAIPLAVDTLIAY, from the coding sequence ATGAAGAAATACAAAGTAGGACTCATTGGTTTTTCTATTGGCGGACAAGTTTTTCATGCGCCATTTATTGTCGGCAATCCGGCCTTGGAACTCTACAAGGTTACCGCTCGGCGAGCCGAACAAAAGCAATTGCTGCAAGATCGCTATCCGCAAGCCATCGCAGTAGAAAGCGCAGATGATATTATTGCTGATGAGGCAGTAGATATTGTAGTCGTTGCGACTTCAAACGATGTACATTATACGTTAGCCAAGCAAGCGCTCGAAGCGGGCAAGCATGTTGTGGTCGAGAAGCCGTTTACCAACACGACGGCCGAAGCTGATGAGCTTATCGCCATAGCTCAAGAAAAAGGTTTGTTGCTCACCGTGCATCATAATGCGCGATTTCATTCAGACTTTAAAACGGTTAAAAAAGTTGTTGATAGCGGCGTTTTAGGGCCTTTGGTAAACTATGAAGCGCGCTACGATCGTTTCCGTAATTTTCTGCGGGAGGGCGCTTGGCGCGAAGAAGATTTGCCGGGTTCAGGCATTCATTACGACCTTGGCGCGCACTTGCTCGATCAGGCGTTGCAGCTTTTCGGTGCACCAACCTGGATCTTTGCCGATCTGCGAAGACAACGTGAGGGCGCGAAGGCGGTAGACGATTTTGAGTTTATCTTAAATTATCCCAAACTAAAGGTTTCCTTAAAAGGACAAATGCTGGCAAAAGAGGCTACTGCACGGTATGCTTTGTATGGCTGGAACGGTTCGTTTGTCAAACCAGGCACCGATCCGCAAGAAGAATTGCTTCGTGCGGGTGTTTTTCCGCATGAGCATGAAAATTGGGGCGCAGAAGACGAAAGTACGTACGGTCGCTTAGCGATTTTGAAAGCTGGGGAAGATGTAAACGAACGCGTGACTAGTGAATTGGGTAGCGGTCCAGATTTTTATCAAAGTGTTGTTAGCAGTCTAAACGATGGTACGAAGCCTGCTGTTACCGCAGAACAAGCGCGCGATGTTATTCGGCTATTAGAAGCTGCAGAACAATCCTGGAAAGAACAATGTGCTATTCCACTAGCTGTGGATACGTTAATAGCTTATTAA
- a CDS encoding NAD(P)/FAD-dependent oxidoreductase, whose translation MAYDALIIGGGACGLMCAVQAGLLGKRTLVLEKNDKVGAKILISGGGRCNFTNLHTSITNFVSEHPDFLHQAFAQWKVDDTVNFFKDHGGIIGEEKTLGQLFPRSNKAKDIVAVFTKLMYETQQDLWLHTEVKAVEQDANGYAVHVVRSGKETVLHSKKVVFASGGLPVAKLGASDFALRTARNFGLQVVDTAPALVPLTITGKDASWYASLAGNAIFSRVYNAKISFEENILFTHWGLSGPAILQLSSYWKAGESFTIDLLPKFSLDELIKNERAQGGKRTIGQLLQLHFTRKMVDALGKFLPIDLKVASLSKADAKLVIDSIHRFSVKPAGDKGYDKAEVMRGGVATTALNPKTLESKAQAGLYFGGEAVDITGWLGGYNFQWAWASGFLIAQDL comes from the coding sequence ATGGCGTATGATGCCTTAATTATTGGTGGCGGCGCTTGCGGACTGATGTGTGCCGTGCAAGCGGGTTTGTTGGGCAAACGCACGCTTGTGCTGGAAAAAAATGACAAAGTCGGCGCGAAGATTTTGATTTCTGGCGGTGGGCGCTGCAATTTTACCAACCTGCATACCTCGATTACTAATTTTGTCTCGGAACATCCAGACTTTTTACATCAGGCTTTTGCGCAGTGGAAGGTGGATGATACCGTCAATTTTTTTAAGGATCACGGCGGCATTATTGGTGAAGAGAAAACTTTGGGACAGTTATTTCCACGCTCGAACAAAGCCAAGGATATTGTCGCTGTATTTACCAAGTTGATGTACGAAACTCAGCAAGATCTTTGGTTGCATACCGAGGTAAAAGCGGTGGAGCAGGATGCTAACGGCTACGCGGTGCATGTTGTTCGCTCGGGCAAGGAAACGGTCTTGCATAGTAAGAAAGTCGTTTTCGCTTCAGGCGGCTTGCCCGTAGCCAAGTTGGGCGCATCCGATTTTGCGCTGCGCACAGCGCGTAATTTTGGGTTGCAGGTGGTTGATACCGCGCCAGCTTTGGTGCCCTTGACTATTACCGGAAAAGATGCTTCCTGGTATGCATCGCTTGCTGGAAATGCCATCTTTTCGCGCGTTTACAATGCGAAGATATCCTTTGAGGAAAATATTCTGTTTACACATTGGGGATTAAGCGGACCGGCCATTCTGCAGCTTTCTTCGTATTGGAAGGCTGGCGAATCGTTTACCATTGATTTGCTGCCTAAATTTTCATTGGATGAGCTGATCAAAAATGAACGCGCACAAGGAGGGAAGCGTACCATTGGCCAGTTGTTACAACTCCATTTTACACGTAAAATGGTCGACGCTTTGGGCAAGTTCTTACCGATAGATCTTAAAGTAGCGTCGCTAAGTAAAGCTGATGCCAAATTGGTGATCGACAGTATTCACCGCTTTTCTGTAAAGCCTGCCGGCGATAAAGGTTATGATAAGGCAGAGGTGATGCGTGGTGGTGTGGCGACTACAGCGCTAAACCCGAAAACATTAGAAAGTAAAGCGCAAGCTGGTCTGTATTTCGGTGGCGAGGCGGTTGATATCACGGGCTGGCTGGGCGGCTACAATTTTCAATGGGCGTGGGCATCGGGCTTTTTAATTGCACAAGATTTATAG
- a CDS encoding sigma-54-dependent transcriptional regulator, with protein sequence MTTILIIDDERPIRSSLRDILEYEDYKVLDVDNGLEGLEVLKKEKIDLVLCDIKMNKMDGMEVLTASQEITDVPFIMISGHGTIETAVEAARRGAYDFLEKPLDLNRLLITVRNALEKGTLVKETKVLKKKVSKTKEILGASSGISLIKETIERVAPTDARVLITGENGSGKELVARWLHEKSNRSSSPLVEVNCAAIPSELIESELFGHEKGSFTSAVKQRIGKFEQANSGTLFLDEIGDMSLSAQAKVLRALQENKITRVGGEKELDVNVRVIAATNKDLLKEIDAGNFRMDLYHRLSVILIHVPSLNERSDDIPIIASSFCEEICGDYNMPIKEITPQAMQALQALPWTGNIRELRNMIERLVILSDKKITDRDVSLYANPSNAGIQAQHDAKQGNAFNFDQFESFQDFKDHAEKEYINFKLDKNAWNVSKTADEIGIQRSHLYHKIEKFGLKRVE encoded by the coding sequence ATGACAACAATCCTGATTATCGACGATGAGCGGCCAATAAGAAGTTCGCTGCGTGATATATTAGAATACGAAGATTACAAGGTTCTGGACGTAGATAACGGGCTTGAAGGATTAGAAGTACTGAAGAAAGAGAAAATTGATTTGGTACTTTGTGATATCAAGATGAACAAGATGGACGGTATGGAAGTCTTGACGGCTTCGCAGGAGATTACCGATGTTCCTTTCATCATGATTTCCGGTCACGGAACGATTGAAACGGCCGTAGAAGCGGCGAGGAGAGGTGCTTACGATTTTCTCGAGAAACCGTTGGATCTTAACCGTTTGTTGATTACCGTTAGAAATGCTCTGGAAAAAGGTACCTTGGTGAAAGAAACGAAGGTATTAAAGAAAAAGGTTTCTAAAACGAAGGAAATTCTAGGTGCTTCATCCGGCATTAGCCTGATTAAGGAAACCATAGAACGTGTAGCACCGACCGATGCTCGCGTGTTGATCACCGGAGAAAACGGATCGGGAAAAGAATTAGTCGCGCGATGGTTGCACGAGAAATCCAACCGCTCAAGCTCACCGCTTGTCGAAGTAAACTGTGCGGCAATTCCGTCAGAACTTATTGAATCAGAATTATTCGGTCATGAAAAAGGTTCATTTACCTCGGCGGTGAAACAGCGTATCGGTAAATTCGAACAAGCCAACAGCGGAACGTTATTTCTGGATGAGATTGGCGATATGAGTCTTTCAGCCCAGGCCAAGGTGCTACGCGCGTTGCAGGAAAATAAAATTACCCGCGTGGGTGGCGAAAAAGAGTTAGACGTAAACGTGCGCGTTATTGCAGCGACAAATAAAGATCTGCTCAAAGAGATCGATGCTGGTAATTTCCGTATGGACCTTTATCACCGTTTGAGTGTTATCCTCATCCATGTGCCATCGTTAAATGAACGTTCGGATGATATTCCAATCATTGCCTCGAGTTTTTGTGAAGAAATCTGTGGCGACTACAATATGCCGATCAAAGAAATCACCCCGCAGGCTATGCAAGCACTTCAAGCTCTGCCTTGGACGGGAAATATCCGCGAGCTACGCAACATGATTGAACGTTTAGTGATTTTGAGCGACAAGAAAATTACCGATCGCGATGTGAGTTTATACGCAAACCCTTCAAATGCGGGTATACAGGCACAACATGATGCCAAACAGGGCAATGCATTTAATTTCGATCAATTTGAGTCCTTCCAAGACTTTAAAGATCACGCCGAAAAAGAGTACATTAATTTCAAATTGGACAAGAATGCATGGAACGTTTCGAAAACAGCCGACGAGATCGGCATTCAACGAAGCCACTTGTACCACAAAATTGAAAAATTCGGTTTAAAACGCGTAGAATAA
- a CDS encoding restriction endonuclease: protein MRVKKYSGELVPFNPDSLRHSLSRSGATKEQVDGVYRAIQAQLYDGISTRELYELAFDCLKKQREVYAARYSLKKALRELGPEGFYFERWIAKLFADDGYETLTSQTIRGHAVTHEVDVVAAKANDLLAIECKFRNDVDAKISVTTPMYFMSRLKDISALPFRFFGREHMFTKGWLVTNAYFTSDAKSFGEYYQLNLLSWDYPADKSIKLRVDDNGLYPITCLTTLSAAEKAVLLKHACILVRDLIQIPKFLQHVDLSKEQAAHVLMEAQELLQSPVNVE, encoded by the coding sequence ATGAGAGTGAAAAAATATTCCGGTGAGCTGGTACCGTTTAATCCCGATAGTCTACGCCATTCGTTGTCCCGGTCTGGCGCTACAAAAGAACAGGTAGACGGGGTTTATCGTGCGATACAAGCACAGCTTTACGATGGTATCAGTACCCGCGAACTGTATGAATTAGCCTTTGATTGCTTAAAAAAACAGCGAGAGGTTTACGCAGCGCGGTATTCGCTAAAAAAAGCGTTGCGCGAACTTGGTCCGGAAGGCTTTTACTTCGAGCGTTGGATTGCCAAGCTTTTTGCCGATGATGGTTACGAAACGCTGACGAGCCAAACCATTCGAGGTCATGCGGTAACGCACGAGGTGGATGTTGTTGCTGCAAAGGCAAACGACCTGCTGGCGATTGAATGTAAATTTCGAAATGATGTGGATGCGAAAATTTCAGTGACAACACCGATGTATTTTATGTCGCGCCTGAAGGATATCTCCGCGCTTCCTTTTCGTTTTTTCGGTCGTGAGCACATGTTCACTAAGGGATGGCTGGTCACCAATGCTTATTTTACAAGCGATGCGAAAAGCTTTGGCGAATATTACCAGCTTAACTTGCTATCCTGGGATTATCCAGCTGATAAAAGCATTAAATTGCGCGTTGACGACAATGGCCTGTATCCTATCACTTGCCTGACGACATTGAGCGCCGCTGAAAAAGCCGTGTTGCTCAAACATGCCTGTATTTTGGTTCGCGACTTGATTCAAATACCTAAATTTTTGCAACACGTAGACCTTAGCAAAGAACAAGCGGCTCATGTATTAATGGAAGCACAAGAACTGCTGCAAAGCCCTGTAAACGTTGAGTAA
- a CDS encoding DUF2892 domain-containing protein — MSILDLVINKVKERIDEACEHGEIPQSERVLSVVAGGFIVGFSAKRILKSPLTAISGLTLGSALVVRGVTGKCAVKGAVEAKKHVNEEDVTIVEHRYFVK, encoded by the coding sequence ATGAGTATTTTAGATTTAGTTATCAATAAGGTAAAAGAAAGAATCGACGAAGCCTGTGAGCATGGCGAGATACCGCAATCCGAGCGTGTACTTTCGGTAGTGGCTGGGGGTTTTATTGTAGGATTTAGTGCAAAGCGTATATTAAAAAGCCCGTTAACGGCTATCAGCGGATTGACGTTGGGGAGTGCGCTTGTTGTACGCGGTGTAACGGGCAAATGTGCGGTAAAAGGTGCGGTAGAAGCCAAAAAGCACGTGAATGAAGAGGATGTAACGATCGTCGAACACCGTTATTTTGTAAAATAA
- a CDS encoding SIR2 family NAD-dependent protein deacylase, with protein sequence MKKLVVFTGAGISAESGLQTFRGADGLWEGYRVEDVATPQAWRADQARVLHFYNIRRQQCIAASPNAAHHALKALEEFYDVHIITQNIDDLHERAGSTRVLHLHGEIRKAQSSLNPRFVYNMAGDTLNIGDTCELGSQLRPHVVWFGEAVPNLEHAASITQAADIFVVIGSSLQVYPAANLLYETHRDCTVYLIDPEADVMRLDSSIIRIAKPATTGVELLRKILAE encoded by the coding sequence ATGAAGAAACTGGTCGTGTTTACGGGAGCAGGCATTTCGGCCGAGAGCGGGCTGCAAACATTTCGCGGAGCAGATGGACTCTGGGAAGGCTATCGTGTGGAGGATGTAGCCACGCCGCAAGCTTGGAGAGCCGATCAAGCACGTGTACTCCATTTTTACAACATCAGGCGGCAACAATGTATCGCCGCATCTCCCAATGCAGCACATCACGCCTTGAAAGCTTTGGAAGAATTTTACGATGTACATATCATCACCCAAAATATCGATGACTTGCATGAGCGTGCCGGGAGCACTAGGGTTTTGCACCTGCATGGTGAAATCCGTAAAGCGCAATCGAGTTTAAATCCACGTTTCGTATATAACATGGCTGGCGATACGTTAAACATCGGCGACACATGCGAACTCGGATCTCAATTACGCCCACACGTCGTTTGGTTCGGTGAAGCTGTTCCCAATCTGGAACACGCTGCATCTATCACACAAGCGGCTGATATTTTTGTTGTAATCGGTTCTTCGCTGCAAGTCTACCCGGCAGCAAATTTGCTTTATGAAACGCACCGGGACTGCACAGTCTATTTGATTGATCCGGAGGCTGATGTGATGCGCTTGGATTCGTCGATTATTAGGATTGCAAAACCCGCAACAACGGGAGTGGAGCTTTTACGTAAAATATTAGCCGAATAA
- a CDS encoding sulfate adenylyltransferase subunit 1, protein MNILKFITAGSVDDGKSTLIGRLLYDTNSILDDQLEAIKKANRKNNDGTVDLAILTDGLKAEREQGITIDVAYKYFQTEKRKFIIADAPGHIQYTRNMVTGASNSELIIILVDARKGVIEQTKRHSFLAKLLSLKKVLVCVNKMDMVDYEQAVYENIKTDYLALAERLGLENVDFLPVSALKGDNIVYASEQMSWYSGASLLDYLESVEIPTNKEQPWRFPVQWVVRPQTDELHDYRGYAGRVLGEGLRVGEDVIVLPSGARSKVARIELNERDLAGASDGQSIIVHLTDEVDVSRGDILVSANEPALAERNFEANICWFDNKPLDDTQIYLLQNHSTLTKIKIAEVLYKFDVNNQEKITGEEIKLNDIGKVSVKAAAEVIFDTQDAFAENSRAILIDPRTNLTVAALMIEHVA, encoded by the coding sequence ATGAATATACTCAAGTTTATAACAGCAGGATCTGTAGATGACGGTAAAAGTACCTTAATCGGTCGCTTGTTATACGATACCAACTCGATTTTGGATGATCAGCTGGAAGCGATTAAAAAAGCCAACAGAAAGAATAACGACGGCACGGTAGATTTAGCGATTTTGACCGACGGTTTAAAGGCCGAGCGGGAGCAAGGCATCACGATTGATGTGGCCTATAAATATTTCCAGACCGAAAAACGCAAATTTATTATTGCAGATGCTCCCGGACATATTCAATACACGCGCAATATGGTTACGGGCGCCTCTAATTCGGAATTGATCATTATTCTGGTGGATGCGCGTAAGGGCGTGATCGAGCAAACCAAACGACATTCGTTTTTAGCCAAACTGCTGTCGCTAAAAAAAGTACTGGTTTGCGTAAATAAAATGGATATGGTCGATTATGAGCAGGCCGTTTATGAAAATATTAAAACCGATTATTTGGCGTTAGCCGAACGGTTAGGCTTGGAAAACGTCGACTTTTTGCCTGTGTCGGCTTTAAAAGGCGATAACATCGTTTACGCGTCTGAGCAAATGAGTTGGTACAGCGGCGCTTCCTTGTTGGATTACCTGGAATCGGTAGAAATTCCGACAAACAAAGAACAACCTTGGCGTTTCCCGGTGCAGTGGGTCGTTCGTCCACAAACGGATGAATTACACGATTATCGTGGCTATGCAGGTCGCGTGCTAGGCGAGGGGCTTCGCGTTGGTGAAGACGTGATCGTATTACCAAGTGGTGCTAGAAGTAAAGTTGCTAGAATAGAGTTAAACGAACGTGATTTAGCCGGTGCAAGCGATGGCCAATCCATTATCGTGCACTTGACAGATGAAGTGGATGTTTCGCGCGGAGATATTCTGGTATCGGCAAACGAACCAGCCTTAGCTGAGCGAAATTTTGAAGCCAACATTTGTTGGTTCGACAATAAACCTTTAGACGATACGCAGATTTATCTTTTACAAAACCACAGCACGCTAACGAAAATTAAAATTGCGGAGGTACTGTATAAATTTGATGTAAACAACCAAGAGAAAATTACTGGTGAGGAAATCAAGTTAAACGATATCGGTAAGGTCAGTGTTAAAGCTGCCGCCGAAGTTATATTTGATACACAGGATGCTTTTGCAGAAAATTCACGCGCGATATTGATCGATCCACGTACCAACTTAACAGTCGCCGCTTTAATGATTGAACATGTAGCTTAA